TTGAAACTGAGGATAATTAACCAAAGCATAGCTGCGACAATATTTTTGAGAATGGAAGAAAATTCTCTTTAATAGCTGTTAGTCAAGGTAATCTGGAAAATTACTGCGATCGCTCAATCGGCAACCACAAATACAACAATAGAAACCCCCCAAATGGTGTAGCGAACTGTGTAGGTAGTTCATTATAATGCTCTTACTATGAGCACCTACCCATCCCTCAAAAAATCTTACACACAATACCGTCGGCGTGACAATGACTGGCGGTTATTTTTGCGCTTAGTACCTTACGCCCGTCGTAGTGGAAAACTGCTATTGCTGTCAATGTCCTTACTCGTACCGATCGCTTTAGCTAATGCTGTACAACCACTATTAATTGGGCAGGCTATATCGCTCATCCGCAAAGAACCCAGCGTTTATGAGTTTCTCAGGAATCGTCCTTTGATGCAAGGGCTAAATATCATCGAAGGATTGTTACTGATCGCTATTACTATCAGACTGATATTTACAGGTTTTCAAGGTTATCTCGTACAGAAGCTAGGACAACAAATCACTGCGGTGATTCGTGAGGATTTATTTCATCATGTAACATCTTTATCTGTACGTTTTTTCGATCGGACACCTGTTGGTAAATTAATTACCAGACTCACCAGCGATGTCGAAGCTTTAGGAGATGTATTTTCTACTGGGGCAATCGGCATTGTATCCGATTTGTTTTCTATGCTGGTGATTATCGGTTTGATGTTCTCTCTGCAATGGGAACTTGCATCTTTGTTGTTGGTGATGCTGTTACCCATCAGCTTGGTAGTTGTGTACTTGCAAAAAGAGTATCGCCAAGCGAATTACAAAGCACGAGAAGAACTTTCAACGCTGAACTCCCAACTGCAAGAAAATATCGTTGGAATTAACGTAGTGCAATTGTTCCGGCGAGAGAAGTTTAATAGTGAATTGTTCCGCAATACCAACAAGCGTTACAAACAGCAAATCGATAAAACCATCTTTTACGATTCAGCAGTTTCCGCCATTTTAGAGTGGATTAGCTTAGTTGCGATCGCATCTGTGTTAGTTCTAGGCGGTTGGTTGCTGCTGGGTAAAAGTATTACTTTTGGGATTTTATCGGCATTTGTTTTATATGCCCAACAGTTATTCGATCCTTTGCGGAATTTTGCAGAAAAATTCACGGTGATTCAAGCAGGTTTCACTGCTATTGAACGAGTCACCAACATTTTAGATGAACCGATAGAAATCCGCGATCGCTATAATTCTCGCATCTCCATTTATGATGCTAAATTCGGCTATATAGACGAGGTTGTTGCTAATTTAGAATCTCCAGAACCTAACACTTTACCTCAATTAGGAGAAATCCGTTTTGAGCATGTCTGGTTTGCTTACAAAGACGATGATTATGTAATCAAAGATTTAGATTTCACTATTCATCCAGGCGAAAAAGTAGCATTAGTTGGGCCTACAGGTGCAGGTAAAAGTTCCATCATTCGGCTGTTGTGTCGCCTCTACGAACCCACCCAAGGACGCATTCTCGTTGATGGTATAGATATTCGGGACTTACCACAAGCAGAATTACGGCGTTATTTGGCAGTAATTTTACAAGAAGGCTTTTTATTTGCAGGGGATGTTAAAAGTAATATCTCCTTAGGAGACAAATATACTTTTGCAGAAATTCAACAAGCAGCACAACAAACTAATATCGATCGGTTTATTGAACTATTACCTCAAGGTTATGACACTCAATTGCGAGAAAGAGGTACAAATATTTCTAGCGGACAAAAGCAACTTTTAGCCTTTGCACGGGCTGCTATTCGCAATCCCCAAATTTTGGTCTTGGATGAAGCTACAGCTAGCTTAGATGTAGGCACAGAAGCTTTAATTCAAGAAGCATTAAACCAGCTTTTGATAGGACGTACTGCAATTATTATTGCTCACCGTTTATCGACAATTCGTAATGTCAATCGCATTTTTGTCTTAAAGCGAGGCGAACTGATAGAACAAGGAAGTCATGAAGAATTACTCCAACAAGGAGGAATGTATGCGACGTTGCATAACTTACAAATGTTAGGAACTTAAATAACTTTCAATGTATCAACAAAGCTTAAATTTTACTATGGTGCGTTATGCATAAATAATGCACCATGATATTTCCTTAATTAAGCACTCAAAGATGCAAATTTTTTAGCTTCCAGCCAGAGACTAGCTACAGTATATTTAACAACTGCTGAAGCTTGTTTTGCATCGCAAGAACTTCTAATCTCTAAGGTTTTAGTTTCATCTTTGACTAATTTAGCTTGGCAAGTATACAGCGCACCTGTAGTTTTTTCAAAAGTTAGTTCAGCTAGCACTGTATTA
The genomic region above belongs to Calothrix sp. NIES-2098 and contains:
- a CDS encoding ABC transporter-related protein, giving the protein MSTYPSLKKSYTQYRRRDNDWRLFLRLVPYARRSGKLLLLSMSLLVPIALANAVQPLLIGQAISLIRKEPSVYEFLRNRPLMQGLNIIEGLLLIAITIRLIFTGFQGYLVQKLGQQITAVIREDLFHHVTSLSVRFFDRTPVGKLITRLTSDVEALGDVFSTGAIGIVSDLFSMLVIIGLMFSLQWELASLLLVMLLPISLVVVYLQKEYRQANYKAREELSTLNSQLQENIVGINVVQLFRREKFNSELFRNTNKRYKQQIDKTIFYDSAVSAILEWISLVAIASVLVLGGWLLLGKSITFGILSAFVLYAQQLFDPLRNFAEKFTVIQAGFTAIERVTNILDEPIEIRDRYNSRISIYDAKFGYIDEVVANLESPEPNTLPQLGEIRFEHVWFAYKDDDYVIKDLDFTIHPGEKVALVGPTGAGKSSIIRLLCRLYEPTQGRILVDGIDIRDLPQAELRRYLAVILQEGFLFAGDVKSNISLGDKYTFAEIQQAAQQTNIDRFIELLPQGYDTQLRERGTNISSGQKQLLAFARAAIRNPQILVLDEATASLDVGTEALIQEALNQLLIGRTAIIIAHRLSTIRNVNRIFVLKRGELIEQGSHEELLQQGGMYATLHNLQMLGT